GGTGCAGCAGCACCGCGTGCAGCACCGGCGCGGGATCGGCGAGCCCGGTTGTCTCGATCACCACCCGGTCGAGCCGCTCGATCCGGCCGTTGTCGAGGTCGCGCAGCAGCGTTTCGAGGGTGGAAACCAGCTCTCCGCGCACGGTGCAGCAGAGGCAGCCGTTGGAGAGTTCCACGATGCCGTCGGTGGCACGCGCGACCAGCATGTGGTCGATGCCGACCTCGCCGAACTCGTTGATGATGATCGCCGCGTGGCTGAGGGCGGGATCGGCGATCAGGCTGTTCAGCAGCGTCGTCTTGCCGGCGCCGAGGAAGCCCGTCAGCACGGTGACGGGAACGGGTGGACGGCGGCGCCCGGCATGGGGGGCGTCCGCAGGAGCGGAATTCGGGTCGATGTCGGTCACGGATTGGCCTGCGGGTTCATCATGGCCGGCGGCAGCAGGTTGAGCGGCACCGAGACGCCGGGTTCTGCCGCGGAGGGGATCGAGCCGGTCGCCGGGCGGATGCGCGCCGAGGGTGCCTGCCCGGGCTTCATCTCGGCCGCGTCCGCGCCGCCGATCAGGCTGTCGATGCTGGCGGCGTCGCTCGTCTGCATGTTGCTTGCGGTCGGGGCATTCCGGGCGGCTAGCTTGGCGGCCCGGGCCTGGGCGGCCTGTTCCTGCGCCGCCTGGCGCTGGGCTTCCTTCGCCGCCTTGGCTGCGGCGGCACGCGCGGCCTTGCTGTCCGGCGGTGGAGCCGCGGCGGCCGGCGCGTCGTCGCTCTCTTCGTCACCCCCGGCGATCGCCTGGTCCGGCTGGGAGCCGGGTGCGAGGCCGAGATAGACCGGCACCAGCGGGCGCATGTAGCGCGAGGTCGCCTCGAGATAGCTCTTCGGCGGTGCCGGCTCCGCGCCGCCGCCATCGGCGGGCGCGAACGCCAGCAGGGTTCCGCCCGACGGGTTGGTCAGCGAGACCAGATCCTGCTGCTCGTTGCCGCGGGGGCGCTTGCCGCCGCAGACCTCGGCGCGACGGTTCGCCGGCTGCTGGTGGCCGGGCGGGTTCGGGAACGCCGCCAGCGTGGGCGATTTCGGGCGCCGTCCGAACGCCTCGGTCAGGATGCGCGCCGCGAACTCGTCGCGTTCCTTGGTGTTGTATGCGCCGAGAACCACCGCAACCAGCGTGCGGCCGCCGCGGGTCGCTGTCGCCACCACGTTGAAGCCGGCATTGCAGATGAAGCCGGTCTTCATGCCGTCGCCGCCCTGGAAGCGCTCGACGAAGCGGTTGTGGGTGCGGATCACGGTGCCGCCGAGCTGCAGGCCGGTGATGCTGAACAGCGGCCTGTACTCGGGAAATTCCCGCAGGATGGTGACGGCGAGGATCGCCATGTCGCGGGCATTGGTGACCTGATCGTCGTCCGGCAGCCCGTTCGGGTTGCTGAAATGGGTGCGGGTCATGCCGAGGCGCCGCGCCTCGCGGTTCATCTCGTTGACGAAGGCCTGCTCCGAGCCGCCGCCGACCGCCTGCCCGATGGCGACCGCGATGTCGTTGGCCGACTTCACCAGCATCATCTTCATGGCGTTGTCGATCGTCAGCACCGTGCCGATCTTGAACCCCATCTTGCTCGGCGACTGGCGGGACGCTTCCGGTGTGATCACCACCGGGGAATTCGGGCTGATCCGTCCGGCCCGGATGGCGCGGAAGGTGACATAGGCGGTCATCAGCTTGGTGATGGAGGCCGGATACCAAGGCTGGAACGGATTGCCGTCGGAAACGACCACACCATTGCCGGCATCGACGACGATATAGGAGCCGATATCGGCCCGCGCAGCGGAGGCGTCGGCGAGCGCCAGCACCGCGGTGAGCACCGCCACGATAGCGCCGCCGGCCCGCGGGCGCAGCATGGACACGGCCGCGACGAGGCAGGCGAGGATCCGGAATCCGGGAACGGAGAACGTCGGGGCGCGAAGGTCGGTCAAAAGGCTCCCCCTCCGGTTCGGACGCCAGGCTTCGCCGGACCCATCCCGGCGATACGCATCCGGTTCGCGCGGCGCCGACAGTGCGCCGCGAGCGCCGCCAGAAGCGGCAGCCAGTGTGACGGTGGAGCGGATGTGATAACCCATCGCGGCCGGGTTGGCAAAAGGCCGGGCGAATTCGCCGCAGCATGGAGGAACGCATGAACGTCAGGCAGACCATCGCGGCGAAACTCGCCGCTGCCTTCGAGCCCGCCGAACTCGATGTGATCGACGAATCCCATCTCCATGCCGGTCACGCCGGGCATCGGCCGGGCGGCGAAACCCATTTCCGGGTGCGCATCGTCGCCGAGGCCTTCGCCGGCCGCTCGCGGCTCGAACGTCACCGCCTCGTCAACGCGCTTCTCGCCGACGAACTCGCCGGGCCGGTCCATGCGCTCGCCATCGTCGCCGACGCGCCGGCGAAGGGATCGGAAGGCTGAGAGCGGGAAAGCGGCGCGCGCCGCTGCGGGGTGCCGGCCCGGCCGCGCCGTCGGGGAATTGACATCCCGCCGCGCGTGGGCTCCAACGGCGCCATGGCATCACCACCCCTGCTCTTTCTCAAGGACATCCGTCTCACCTTCGGCGGCACGCCCGTGCTCGAGGGTGCCGAGCTCGTCGTCGGCGAAGGCGACCGCATCTCGCTGGTCGGCCGCAACGGCTCGGGCAAGTCGACGCTTCTGAAGATCGCCGCGGGACTGGTGGAGGCGGACGGTGGCGACCGCTTCGTCCAGCCGGGATCCACGGTGCGCTACCTGCCGCAGGAGCCCTCCTTTGCCGGCTTCGCGACGACGCTCGCCTATGTGGAGGCCGGCCTCGGACCCGGCGACGACCCTTATCGCGCCCGCCGGCTCCTCGAGGATCTCGGGCTGACCGGCGAGGAAAACCCGTCGACGCTGTCGGGCGGCGAGGCGCGGCGCACGGCGCTCGCCCGGGTGCTCGCGCCGGAACCGGACATCCTCCTGCTCGACGAGCCGACCAACCATCTCGACCTGCCCGCGATCGAATGGCTGGAATCCGAGCTCGCCGGAATGCGCTCGGCCATCGTGCTGATCTCCCACGACCGGCGCTTCCTGGAAAAGCTGTCGCGCGCCACCGTCTGGCTCGACCGCGGCGTCACGCGGCGGATGGAGCGCGGCTTTTCCCATTTCGAGGCGTGGCGCGACGAGGTGTTCGCGGAGGAAGAACGCGACCGCCACAAGCTCGACCGCAAGATCGCGATGGAAGAGGACTGGGTGCGCTACGGCGTCACCGCCCGGCGCAAGCGCAACCAGCGCCGCATGGGCCTGCTGCGCGAGATGCGCGAGCAGCGCCGCACCGCCCGCCGGGCGACAGGCGACGTCAAGCTCGCGGCGAGCGAGGCGGAGGTGTCCGGCAAGCTCGTCATCGAGGCGGTGCATGTCGCCAAGGCCTTCGGCGGCCCGCCGGTGGTGCGCGACTTTTCCGCCCGCATCCAGCGCGGCGACCGCATCGGCATCGTCGGCCCGAACGGTGCCGGCAAGACCACGCTGATCAACATGCTCACCGGTGCGCTCGCGCCCGATTCCGGGACGGTGCGCCTCGGCGCCAACCTGCAGATGGTGACGCTCGACCAGCGGCGCGAGAGCCTCGATCCGACCGTGACGCTGAAGGACGCGCTCACCGACGGCCGCAGCGACACCATCATGGTCGGCAACGAGCCGCGCCACGTCGTCAGCTACATGAAGGACTTCCTGTTCTCGCCCGAGCAGGCGCGCACGCCCATCGGCGTCCTGTCCGGCGGCGAGCGTGGTCGCCTGATGCTGGCACGCGCGCTGGCGCGTCCGGCGAACCTTCTCGTGCTCGACGAGCCCACCAACGATCTCGACCTGGAGACGCTGGATCTCCTGGAGGAACTGCTCGCCGACCACGCGGGCACCGTGCTGCTCATCAGCCACGACCGCGACTTCATCGACCGTGTCGTGACCTCGGTGATCGCCTACGAGGGCGAAGGCAACTGGGTGGAATATGCCGGCGGCTATTCCGACATGGTGGCCCAGCGCGGCCATGGCGTCGGCGCCAAGTCGCGGGCGGATGGGGCGCGGGCGGACGCCGCGCCGGCGGCGAGGGCAGCAAAGCAGGACAGCGCGAAGACCGACACTCCGAAGGCGGAACCGAAACGCAAGCTGTCCTTCAAGGACAAGCACGCCCTCGAAACCCTGCCGAAAACGATGGCGAAGCTCGAAACCGACATCGCCACGTTCGAGAAGAAGCTCGCTGAACCCGGCCTGTTCGCCCGCGACCGGTCGGGGTTCGAGACCGCCGCCGCCAAGCTCAGGGCCGCGCAGGAAGCCCTCGCCGAGGCTGAGGAGGAATGGCTGCGGCTCGAACTTCTGAAGGAAGAGATCGGCGGCTGAGGCCTGAAGCGCCTTCCGGCCGGACGGGAAACACACGGGCGCAAGGAAACCGGTCGCACGTCCGCCGGGCGGGCCTTCCCGGGCGTCAGTTGGCGTCTTCCGGCAGCAGCGGCAGCGGATGGATCTCGACCCCCTCCTCCTGCAGCGCCTTCACGTCCGAAGGGCTCGCCTCGCCATAGATGCCGCGCGCGTCCGTCTCGCCGTAGTGGATCTTGCGCGCCTCTTCGGCGAAGCGGTCGCCGACATAATCGGCGGTCTGTTCGACCTGCCGGCGTACGGCCCGCATCATCTCCACGAGCGCCGCCGCGCGGGGATCGGCCATCGCCACGGCGGCGGTGGGAGCGGCGGCACCAAGGGACGGCTCCGGCGCATCGGCGACATCGGCCGGCCGGCGCTCGGTGCGGGTTGCGATGGCAGGGGCCATCAGCCCGCGGCGCACGTCGGTGGAGCCGCAGGCCGGGCAGGACACCAGCCCACGGGCGGCCTGGCCTTCGAAATCCTCGGAAGAGCGGAACCAGCCGTCGAACGTGTGCTCTGCGGAGCAGACGAGGGAGTAGTGGATCAAGATGCCGTCCTCAGCGCGTCTTCCGGCGCCCGAGGTTCGCGGAAGGCGCGGTCGTTCTTCAGCGCGGGAATGCGGCCACGGGCGGCCTCAACCTCGGCCGGGTCGATCTCCGCAATCACGATGCCGGGCTCGGTGCCGGCTTCGGCAAGCACCCGGCCCCACGGATCGATGATCAGGGAGTGGCCGTAGGTCTCGCGGCCATCCTCGTGGGTGCCGCCCTGGGCGGCCGCGACGAGATAGGAGCCGGTCTCGATCGCGCGGGCGCGGGTCAGCACGTGCCAGTGCGCTTCGCCCGTCTGCCGCGTGAACGCCGCCGGCGTGGTGATCAGCCCGGCGCCGGCCTTCGCCTCGGCGCGGAACAGGTGCGCGAAGCGCATGTCGTAGCAGATCGCCATGCCCATCCGCATGTCCGGCAGGTCCGCCACCACGGCTTCCGTGCCCGGCCGGTAGGTCGCCGATTCCCGCCAGCTCTCGCCGTTGGCGAGATCGACGTCGAACATGTGGATCTTGTCGTAGCGCGCGCGGATGGCGCCGTCAGGGCCGATCAGGAAGCCGCGGTTGGCAACGCCGCCGTCGGGAAGGCGGATCGCGAGCGAGCCGATGTGCAGGTGGATGCCGAGTTCCCGGGCGAGCGCGCGGAAGCGGGCGAGGGAGGGATCGCCCGCCTCGTCCGCGATCTTGGCCTGCAGGGCCTCGCGGCTGCGCTCCAGCAGGTTCGTCATCTCGGGCGTCTGAATGTAGAGCGCGCCGTTGCCGGCCGCCTCACGGATCAGCGTCTCGGCCGCGGCGATGTTGGCCGCGACATCGCGACCGGACCGCATCTGCACGCATGCCGCCTTGAAAATCGCCATCGGTCGGTTCCGTCCGGATGTGTTGAGGGGGCCGCCGTCAGGCCGCGGTCAGCAGCGCATCGAGCTTGCCGGCGCGGTCCAGCGCATGCAGGTCGTCGCAGCCGCCGACAGGCTTGCCGTCGATCAGGATCTGCGGGAACGTCACGCCGCCGGAGCGCGCCGTCATTTCCGCCTTCAGGGCCGGATCGCCCGTCGCGTCGATCTCGTGGAAGGCCACGCCCTTTGAGGTGAGCAGCCGCTTCGCCGCGGAGCAATAGCCGCAGCCCTGACGGGTGTAGATGACGACATCAGCCATGATGTTTCCGCTCCATCGAAACGGGCCGGACCGGGGGAAGGCGTTTGCCCTTCGGGACCCGCGCCACCTTCGTCCAACCTGATTCCCTTCGCAATCCCGTCATATGGGGTTTGCCTCCCCCTTCACAACCCGGGCGAACACGAGGATGTCGACATGGCGCGCGCCGGCCCGCCGGAGCGCGCGGGTCGCCGCCTCCACCGTCGCGCCGGAGGTCAGCACGTCGTCGACGAGCACCACCCGCCGGCCCGACACGCGCGCCTTGGCCGCAGCCGGCACCGCGAACGCGCCGCGCACGTTGAGCGCGCGGGCGCCAAGGTCGAGCCCGACCTGACGGGCCGTGGCGCGGATGCGGGCGAGCGCGAACGGATCGGACGCGATCCCCGACAGCCGGGACACGTGGTCGGCCAGCACGGCGGCCTGGTTGAAGCGGCGGCGCCACAGCCGGCTGCGATGCAGCGGAACCGGCACGATCAGGTCGGCCTCGCTCAGGATTTCACGTCCCGCGCGGGCCATCAGCCGCCCCATCAGCCGCGCAGCCTCCTGCCGGTCGCGATATTTCAGCCCGTGGACGAGCGGCCGGGACGCGTCGTCGAACAGCACCGCGGCTCGCGCCCTGTCGTAGCCCGGCGGGTCTGCGATCGCCTCGGCCGACAGCACGCCGGGACCGAGATCGAACGCGAACGGAATCCCCAGAACCTCGCAGAACGGGCGTTCGATGAACTGCATCGCCGACCAGCAACGGACGCACAGGCTGTCCGGGTCCGCGACGCGCCGGCGGCAGGCCAGGCAGCACGGCGGCAGGGCCAGATCGATGACGGCACGGCCGGCGGCGGAAACACCGCGGGCGCAGCCGCGCATCAGGGCACGCGGCGACCAAGGCCGGACGGCCGAACCATCGCCGGTCTCCAGTCCGTCGTCGGCAACGAGCGTCGCCGTTGATATAGCGGGCAGCCAGGGCGTCTCCATCCGCGCGCCTCCGCGAAAACGGCATCAGCTTCGGGCCTCTGCGCCCACCATGCAACGGCCGCTGGACGAAAAGTGCTGTCATGCATCCGGAGGCATGCGGCCGCGTCCGTGGCGCCCCATATGAGACTCCGATCCGAAGGCGCCGCTTGTGGCTTACCGGCCCCCGGCGCTATCACGGGCTCGTTCGCCGCCGACCGGGCGGCTGTGGAGGGCGTTTTGGCCGACACACCGATCATCTTCGACCGCGCCCTG
The Pseudoxanthobacter soli DSM 19599 DNA segment above includes these coding regions:
- a CDS encoding carbon-nitrogen hydrolase family protein, producing MAIFKAACVQMRSGRDVAANIAAAETLIREAAGNGALYIQTPEMTNLLERSREALQAKIADEAGDPSLARFRALARELGIHLHIGSLAIRLPDGGVANRGFLIGPDGAIRARYDKIHMFDVDLANGESWRESATYRPGTEAVVADLPDMRMGMAICYDMRFAHLFRAEAKAGAGLITTPAAFTRQTGEAHWHVLTRARAIETGSYLVAAAQGGTHEDGRETYGHSLIIDPWGRVLAEAGTEPGIVIAEIDPAEVEAARGRIPALKNDRAFREPRAPEDALRTAS
- a CDS encoding ABC-F family ATP-binding cassette domain-containing protein produces the protein MASPPLLFLKDIRLTFGGTPVLEGAELVVGEGDRISLVGRNGSGKSTLLKIAAGLVEADGGDRFVQPGSTVRYLPQEPSFAGFATTLAYVEAGLGPGDDPYRARRLLEDLGLTGEENPSTLSGGEARRTALARVLAPEPDILLLDEPTNHLDLPAIEWLESELAGMRSAIVLISHDRRFLEKLSRATVWLDRGVTRRMERGFSHFEAWRDEVFAEEERDRHKLDRKIAMEEDWVRYGVTARRKRNQRRMGLLREMREQRRTARRATGDVKLAASEAEVSGKLVIEAVHVAKAFGGPPVVRDFSARIQRGDRIGIVGPNGAGKTTLINMLTGALAPDSGTVRLGANLQMVTLDQRRESLDPTVTLKDALTDGRSDTIMVGNEPRHVVSYMKDFLFSPEQARTPIGVLSGGERGRLMLARALARPANLLVLDEPTNDLDLETLDLLEELLADHAGTVLLISHDRDFIDRVVTSVIAYEGEGNWVEYAGGYSDMVAQRGHGVGAKSRADGARADAAPAARAAKQDSAKTDTPKAEPKRKLSFKDKHALETLPKTMAKLETDIATFEKKLAEPGLFARDRSGFETAAAKLRAAQEALAEAEEEWLRLELLKEEIGG
- a CDS encoding DUF1178 family protein; protein product: MIHYSLVCSAEHTFDGWFRSSEDFEGQAARGLVSCPACGSTDVRRGLMAPAIATRTERRPADVADAPEPSLGAAAPTAAVAMADPRAAALVEMMRAVRRQVEQTADYVGDRFAEEARKIHYGETDARGIYGEASPSDVKALQEEGVEIHPLPLLPEDAN
- a CDS encoding BolA family protein, coding for MNVRQTIAAKLAAAFEPAELDVIDESHLHAGHAGHRPGGETHFRVRIVAEAFAGRSRLERHRLVNALLADELAGPVHALAIVADAPAKGSEG
- a CDS encoding ComF family protein, encoding METPWLPAISTATLVADDGLETGDGSAVRPWSPRALMRGCARGVSAAGRAVIDLALPPCCLACRRRVADPDSLCVRCWSAMQFIERPFCEVLGIPFAFDLGPGVLSAEAIADPPGYDRARAAVLFDDASRPLVHGLKYRDRQEAARLMGRLMARAGREILSEADLIVPVPLHRSRLWRRRFNQAAVLADHVSRLSGIASDPFALARIRATARQVGLDLGARALNVRGAFAVPAAAKARVSGRRVVLVDDVLTSGATVEAATRALRRAGARHVDILVFARVVKGEANPI
- a CDS encoding D-alanyl-D-alanine carboxypeptidase family protein, with the protein product MTDLRAPTFSVPGFRILACLVAAVSMLRPRAGGAIVAVLTAVLALADASAARADIGSYIVVDAGNGVVVSDGNPFQPWYPASITKLMTAYVTFRAIRAGRISPNSPVVITPEASRQSPSKMGFKIGTVLTIDNAMKMMLVKSANDIAVAIGQAVGGGSEQAFVNEMNREARRLGMTRTHFSNPNGLPDDDQVTNARDMAILAVTILREFPEYRPLFSITGLQLGGTVIRTHNRFVERFQGGDGMKTGFICNAGFNVVATATRGGRTLVAVVLGAYNTKERDEFAARILTEAFGRRPKSPTLAAFPNPPGHQQPANRRAEVCGGKRPRGNEQQDLVSLTNPSGGTLLAFAPADGGGAEPAPPKSYLEATSRYMRPLVPVYLGLAPGSQPDQAIAGGDEESDDAPAAAAPPPDSKAARAAAAKAAKEAQRQAAQEQAAQARAAKLAARNAPTASNMQTSDAASIDSLIGGADAAEMKPGQAPSARIRPATGSIPSAAEPGVSVPLNLLPPAMMNPQANP
- the grxC gene encoding glutaredoxin 3 is translated as MADVVIYTRQGCGYCSAAKRLLTSKGVAFHEIDATGDPALKAEMTARSGGVTFPQILIDGKPVGGCDDLHALDRAGKLDALLTAA